A single genomic interval of Alistipes provencensis harbors:
- a CDS encoding MerR family transcriptional regulator, with protein sequence MADKLYYSMGELAEMFDVNTSLIRHWESQFSILRPKRNKKGNRLFSPQDVESLKLIYHLVKERGMTLEGAKKALRKGAAESGVDRDAELMERLQRIRALLVEVREDLKAGAGEIVATDADAAADTAGDSEAAPVRRRAKAVVKIDESTGEELSDAGPAVAKRTVRKPRRKKEEAENKELFAFYEQSLF encoded by the coding sequence ATGGCCGATAAACTTTATTATTCGATGGGCGAGCTGGCCGAGATGTTCGACGTCAACACGTCGCTCATCCGCCACTGGGAGTCGCAGTTCTCCATCCTCCGCCCCAAGCGCAATAAGAAGGGCAACCGCCTTTTCTCGCCGCAGGACGTCGAGAGCCTGAAGCTGATCTATCATTTGGTCAAGGAGCGCGGCATGACGCTCGAAGGGGCCAAGAAGGCGCTCCGCAAGGGGGCCGCCGAGAGCGGCGTAGACCGCGATGCCGAGCTGATGGAACGCCTGCAACGCATCCGCGCCCTGCTGGTCGAGGTCCGCGAAGACCTGAAAGCCGGGGCGGGGGAGATCGTGGCCACCGATGCGGACGCCGCCGCTGATACCGCCGGGGATTCCGAAGCCGCTCCCGTGCGCCGCCGGGCCAAGGCCGTGGTGAAGATCGACGAGTCGACGGGCGAAGAGCTTTCCGATGCAGGGCCGGCAGTCGCCAAACGCACGGTCCGTAAGCCCCGCCGCAAGAAGGAGGAGGCCGAGAACAAGGAGTTGTTCGCTTTCTACGAACAATCCTTATTTTAA